A stretch of DNA from Terriglobales bacterium:
ATCGCCCTCTACTGCTGCCATGCGCTGCTTCTGCTGCGTCTGCTCGACGGTGGAAATGAGATCGCGGTACTTGGCGGCGCGCTCGTATTCTTCGGCCTGGGCAGCGCTTTCCATGCGCGCGCGCAGGGAAAGGGCGAGGTCCGTGGGCCGTCCTTCAAGGAACAGCCGGACGTCGCGCACGGATTCCTGATAGGCCTCGGGCGAAGTCAATCCCTTCACGCACGGTCCGAGGCAGCGGCGGATGTAGTACTGGAGGCAGGGGCGCGGATGGAAGCGCGTGAGGTCTACCTTGCAGGAGGGCACCAGAAAGTGGCGGTGAATCAGGTCTACGAGCCGGTGTGCCAGGCTGGCGGGAAAGTAAGGGCCGTAGTACATGCTACCGTCCTTGCGCAGGCGGCGGGTCACATAGACGCGCGGGTAGCGCTCGAATGCGGTGAGCTTGATGTAGGGATAGGTCTTGTCATCACGCAGCAAGATATTGAAGCGCGGCTTCTTCTGTTTGATGAGGTTGTTCTCGAGGGCCAGCGCCTCTTTTTCGTTGTCCACCAGGATGTATTCCAGGTCGGCAGCCTCGCGCAGCAGGGAACCCGTCTTGGCGTCGGCTGCTCCGCCCTCGGCGAAGTAGGTGCGGACGCGCGCGCGCAGATTCTTGGCCTTGCCGACGTAGATGACGTCGCCCTCGGCGTTCTTGTACAGATACACGCCGGGCGAAGCGGGCAGGCTCCGGATCTTGGCCTCAAAATCCATGGCGAAGCAAGGCAGTACCGGCGAAAGCCGCCGTACTGCCACAGGAAATTCTACCCCGGGGGATGCAACGGCCGTCCGAGGGCCCGGCATCCGAATGGGACTAGAATAGGGTCAGATGCGTCTGCACCTTACTCTCGCCCTGGTGCTGGGGATTTCCGGGCTGCTCTGGGCCCAGGAGACCGCGCCGACTTCTCCGCCATCAACAGGTTCTGAAGCGAAGGGGGAGGAGCAGAACACGGACGCCCAGAAGGCCGACGACGGCTCCACCCCGACCAAGAAGCAGCGCAAGCGGTTCAAGAATCCCCTGTCAGACCTCTGCATCCACGTGGGCGGCTCTCCTTGCTACGACGTCAGCAAGAAGAAACCGGAAGAGACGGGGCAGAAATCCGAAGAGAAGCCGCAGACTGCGCCCACCGGCGAATCCGTGCCACGCTCCGATTCCGGTGCCGAGGGCGAGTACAGCTCCAGCCGTGACACCCTGGCCATCATGAACGGCGTTGAAGGCAAGGAAGAGCCGACGGGGAAGAGCGAAGTCACGGAACTCAAGCACTATGACCCGCACCAAGCCGAGAAGGACATCGAGGTCGGCGAGTTTTATCTCAAGCGGAAGAACTACAAGGCTGCGATCTATCGCTTCCGCTCAGCGCTGGAGAACAAGCCGAACTACGCCCTGGCGATATTCCGGCTGGCGCAGGCCTTGGAGCCGACCGGCGAAGTCGAGGAAGCACGCGGGCTGTACGAGCGCTATTTGCAGATCCTGCCGAATGGCGAGCTGGCTGCGGAGGCGCACAAAGCCTTGGAGCGCTTGCAGCCCCGCCCGGAGAAGGCCGCTACTTCTCCACCCGCACAAACTCCCCGGTAGAGGCATTCACGTCCACGGTCAGCTTGGCGTCGCTGCGCGAGATGCCGTAGAGGACATGCCACATAAGCTGGTTCTTACGGACGTCCCAATCCAGGACGTAGCTGATCGGGTGGTCGGGCGTTTTCTTCAGAATAGCCGCCCCGCCGTGTTCCTGGGCCACGGCGAATGCCTTGTCGGTATCCACTTTCAGGAAGGCGATATCGAAGGGACGGGTCGACTGGTTCTGCGGGTTGAAAACGTCCTCCGCCCCGGGCGTGATGCCGCGGTCGGGTGCGCCTTCTGCAGTAACACCGGACCAGAGATAAGGCTTGGCAGCACGCCTCGCAACAGAGGCGAAGCTTGCCCGCCAGACCCCGGCCTTGCCTTCGGCGCTCGGAGCCCCCTGGATATACTCCGATTCCAGGCGGAAGGGCTGGGCGTCCGGCGCCCACTGGTGGGCGGTCACGTAGAGGCGCTGCAAGGCCACGCGGCCGGTATCGTACTCCGGGGGCTTGACCGCGGGCTTGGCCGGCGCCGTGGATGTCGGCTGTTCCTTGGGCGCTTCGGAAGAGCAACCGGCGATCATCGCGAATGTCAGGCCGAGCAAGACGAGTGTGCGCATGGCGTGCACCGTATAATGACCTCCCGTATGGGCGTAGACAGTACTTCATTCTAAACGACCGGATGCACACCGACCTTGCACAAGCGCTGAAGGCTATTGATTCGGCGACGCGCGACATGGCCCCAGGGCAGCTCGCGCGCCATCCGGAAGGAAAGTGGTCCCCGGCGCAGATTCTGGAACATCTCTCCATCACTTTCAGCTCGACCGCACGGATCCTGGACAAATGCCTGGAGAGTGGCGAAACCAGAGCCAGCGCACCGACCCTCTTTCACCGGCTGGCGGCTTTCCTGGTTACGGGTATCGGGTACTTTCCCGCCGGACGCCAGGCGCCGGAGTTCACACGACCGACGGGAGTGGCCGCGGAGCAGGCGATGCAGCAGATCCGAGAGAATCTCGTTGCGATGGACACAGCCCTTACGCGGTGCGAAGAACGCTTCGGGCTAAAGGTGAAGATCGCCAATCATCCGGTGATGGGACCCCTGAATGTAAGGCAATGGAGGCGGTTTCACCTGGTCCACACGCGCCACCACATGAAGCAGATCGAGGGCCTGCGCAGCCAGTAGGCCTCAATCCAGCCCGTAGGCGTGGATCTTGTTCAGCAGCGTCTTGTAGGAGATACCCAGCTGCTGCGCCGCAGCCGCCTTGTTCCACTTGCACTCTCGCAGGGTGGCCTCGATCTTGGCGCGCTCGACCGACTCGACGGCGCGCGACGACGCGCTGGCCAGTGATCCGCCCAGATCGCTGCTGCGCACAGCAGCCGCCCGGACATTGGCCGCCAGTCCCAGATCCGCGGCGGTGAGCTCGCTGTCGTTCAGGATGGAAGCGCGCTCCATAGCGTTCTGCAGCTCGCGCACGTTACCGGGCCAGCGATGGGCGCGCAGTGCGGCGACCGCATCCGGGGTGAATGCAAGCCGCGGCTTCCTGAGCTCCCTGCGGAAGCGTTCCAGGAAGTGCTCCGCGAGAATAAGAACGTCATCCCCGCGCTCCCGCAACGCTGGAATGCGGATGGGCACCACAGCCAGTCGGTAGTACAGGTCCTGGCGGAACTCACCTCGTGCGGCGGCCGACTCCAGGTCGCGGTTGGTGGCGGCAATCACACGAACTTCAACCTCGACGGTTGCGGTCCCGCCCAGACGGTCGATCACGTGTTCCTCGAGGACTCGAAGGAGCTTGGCTTGCGTACCCGCCGGTAATTCACCCACCTCATCAAGAAAGATAGTCCCCTCGTGGGCCAGTTCGAACTTGCCCGCGCGACGACGGTCGGCGCCGGTAAAGGCGCCGCGCTCATGCCCGAAAAGCTCGTTTTCCACCAACGCTTCTGGTATCGCAGCGCAGTTCAAGGCTATGAACGGCCGGTGGGCGCGCGGGCTGAGCTGGTGGATCGCGCGGGCAAACAGTTCCTTGCCGGTGCCGCTTTCACCCAGGAGCAAAATCGTGGTGGCGGTAGGCGCCGTGCGCTGCATCTCGCGCGCCGCGGCCAGCATCGCTGGATGTTCGCCGATGATGCGAGGAAAGGCGTAACGCCGGGCGTACTCCTCCTTCAAGACCACGTTCTCGCGAAGGATTTGCTGCCGCTCGACGGCGCGTGCCAGCAAGTGGCGAAGATGCTCCAGGTCGATGGGTTTCTGAATGAAATCGTAGGCGCCATCACGCATGGCGGCTACAGCCTCAGCGATGCCGCCGTAGGCGGTCATGATCACGACCGGCGTCGCAGGATCCGCTTCGAGCGTGGCTCGGAGGACGTCCATGCCCGAACCGGCGGGTAGCTTAAGGTCGGTGAGTACGGCCGAGAACCGGTACTGCCGCAGCCGGGCCAATGCTTCACTCAAGCCCGCCGCAGGTTCGACCCCATAGCCCATGCGGGTCAGGGCGGTCACCAGCATCTCACGCAGCTCAGTCTTGTCCTCGACCAGAAGAATGCGGTCCATAAAGGAAAAGCCCCCGTCGCCGGGGGCTCAAGAAATCATGTGCGGCTACTCGCCCCAGGAGGCGGGCAGCCCGGCCTTGCGTAACTCTTCGCGCATGTCTTCCAGCTTCTGCTTGGCGTCCGCGATCCGCTGCTTCTTTTCAGCTGTGTCCGCTTGGTACTTACGGTCGTCGGCGGCGTACTTGGCCTCGTCCCGCAGGCGGTTGCCGGCATCCGCGTAATACGTCGCAGCGCGCAGCTTGTTCTCGCGCTCCAGGACGTCTAATTCACGCTCGAGCAGGGCGATGGCGTCTTTCTGTTCGCTGAAGCGCTTTTTCCACTCCGCTTCCTGCTGGGCTTGGTCATCGGCTGAGGGAGCGGCCTCCGCGGCACCGGCCCCAGGCGCTGCGGATTCGCGAGATGTGGACGCTTCCGGGGTGGCTCCCACTTCGCTGATGGTGGTGGTGGTGGGCAGGTTCTCGTTGGTATAGACCTTGGCGGAGGGCGCCGACGGGCGCTTCTTCTGCCGCTGCTCGCGAGCCAACTCGCCCAAGGATTGCTGCGCCAGGGCGCTGCCCGCCAACAGAGCGGCCACTGACAAACTCAATAGAATCCGTTTCATAGCGGCACCTTGGATCCGCGGAACAAGAGGTGAACACGCCCCTCCCCGCGAAACTACCTCATTCTACTCTGATGAGGCCGACGGGGGCAGAGGTTTTCCGGCCGGAAACGAGAGGGTAAACGTGCTTCCCGAGGCGTCACTGGCGACGGCAATCGCGCCCCCATGCTGAGTCACAATACGATGCACCAGTGCAAGGCCCAACCCCGTGCCCCCGGACTTGGTGGTGAAGAAAGGAATGAAGATGTGCCCCAGGTCCTTGGCGGGAATGCCGCCGCCGTTATCGTGCAGGACGACGCGCGCCTGCTGCGCGTCGGCCTGGCCGGTGACTTCCACCCTGACCGGGACGCCATCCTTCCCCGACTCAGCGCTGTTGCGCAGCAGATTGCTGAATGCCTGGCGCAACGCCGTGCGGTCGCCCACCAGGGAGAACCCGGCCGGCAATGTCATTCGGAGCTCGATGGGGCATTCGCGGGCACATTCTTCCAGCAGCTGGCAGAGGTCGATGGGCTCCGGTTCGAGCTTCTGAGGCCGCGCGAAGTTCAGAAAGTCGGTTACGATGCGCGTCAGGCTGCTGGTCTCGGAGACGATCTTGGAGGCAAACTGGCGGACGGTTTCGGAATCATTCTCGGCGGTGAGCATCTGGGCGTAGCCGGAGATGGTTGCCAGCGAGTTCTTGAACTCATGGGCGATACCGCCGGACATCTCGCCCAGTGAGGCCAGGTTTTCCCTGAGCCGCATCTGGCGGGCCAAACCGGTGATTTCGGTGAGGTCGCTCACCAGGCAGGCCGCGCCCAGCAGTTCGTCGGTGGACCCGCGGACGGGCGAAAGCGTGATTCCGAGTACGCGGCTTTCGCCCGCCGGAGTGGTGTAATCGGCCTCCAGGCGGCGAAAGGACTGGCCGCTTCCGAGAGCGGCATCCAGGGCCCCTAGCAGCGACTGGTTGGAGGGCTCCGCTCCTCCGGTTTCCTCGCGCAGCGCACTCACACCGCGGAAGAGGTCACGAGCGTGCAATCCCGTTGGAGAGGCGTAGCCGAGGATGCCACGTGCGGCTTCGTTCGCCTGGCGAACCGTGCCGGCCGGACCGAAGAGAAGCACCCCGCTGGTCAGATTCGAGAGGACAGCGGCGCTCACCGTCTCTGCTGCCTGAAAGCGTTCGCGCTCCGCCTGCCGCAGGCGTTCCAGCTCCTTCTCCTGTTCCTTCAGCCGCTGGATCACGCCTTGGACCGCAGCGGCAGCAAAGGCGTCGCTCTCGGTTGCCGGTCTTGCCGGCAGCGCCGACTCGCGGGTGCCCACGGCGCCGCGGCGGAAATGGAGGACCAGCCAGGTGGCGAGGACGACCAACACGGCCAGCGCGAGGGTCGCCAGGACAAGCGTCAGGATCAGTGGGTTGTCGACCAGCCTCACGAATAGCGTCCCGTGTACCAGCGCAGGAAAGCATGACCCAGAAAAACGGCCACCAAAGCCATGCTTCCCAGGAAGACGCCAAAGGGCATTTCATAGTGGCGATACACCAGTTTGGCGGATCGCCATGCCCGACGGCGGGCGGCGGCGGCCGGTTCGCGGCCGCGAGCGACGATGCGACGGAAGCGCCGTACCCAAACCGCCACCACGGTAGCAAGTCCGAACAGGGAACCCGCAAGCGAGGCGGCGAACAGGGTGAGGATGGTGAGGTGCACTCCCAGAAAAGCGCCGATCATCCCCATCAGCTTGACGTCCCCGAAGCCCATGCCCTCCACGCCACGAGCGCGCAGGTATAGCGCTCCGGCCCCGTAGATGAAGGAAGCGCCTACGGCCGCACCCAGTAGCGAGTCGGCCAGCGAGCGCAGGCGCCAGGCCAGCTCCAGATCGAATCCCGCGGGCAGCAGGTCGGGCAGTAGCCAGCCGACCAGGCCACCTACTGGAACGAAGAGGCTGAAGAGGAATCCGAGTGCCATGCCCGGCAGGGTCAGCTTGTCCGGGAGCAGCTTGGTTTCCGCGTCAGTGAAAATCAGTCCCAGCAGCAGGAATCCGAATACGCAGTACTTCAGTGTCGCGAGCGATAGCCCAAAGGTGAAGTAGCACATCAGGAAGAGCAACGCCGTCAACAGTTCGACCACCGCGTAGCGGGGAGAGATGCGCGCTCGGCAGTGGCGGCAGCGGCCACCGAGCAGAATCCAGCTCAGTACGGGGATGTTGTCGCGGGCGCCGATGGCTGCACTGCACGCCGGGCAGGCCGACCGCGGGCGCACCACCGATAACCCGCGCGGCAACCGGTGAATACACACGTTGAGAAAGCTGCCGAAAGCCAGTCCCAGGAAAAACAGGAAGACGGGGAACAGGTATTCGAAGGCCTCGGTCACGCGTGGCTCATCATTCTTGACGGTTGCGCTGATTATACGTCGGAAGAGCGAGTCTCCGGACCGGCTTGACTACGGCCGGGCGTCCGCCAGACGCAAGAGGTCGCCCGGGAATACCAGAGCATTATCCATGCGAGGCGGGAGATGGCCGGTCCAGTGCATAGTGCCGCGGCGTACCAGACGTGTTTGCGGTGCATGGTGACGCCAACCGGCGGGAGTCTCCTCACGGATACGAAGTGCGTAAGCGTTAGTTGTGCCCGGCTCCTCCTGCTTCCATTCGTACAGCCCGCCTTCCAGGTCCTCCGACAGCGCTTCCGTGGGCAGGAGACAAAGCACCCACTCGCCGGTGGCAGCTTCGAGAAACGGGCCGTCGCTTGGCTTGAGGACTACCGCGCCGAACTGGCGCGCAATCTCCAAGGTGCCGTCGGTAGAGCCATGGTCTACGACCAGGATCTCATTGCAGGGCCGCAGCGACTCCAGGGCACGGCCGAGAAGCCGCTCGTCGTTTTGCGTGTGCAGGATGGCCGTGAGAGTGAGCATGCGGGCGGGAACCGGCCAGATTCTACGCCATGGACAACGCGGGACCCGGTCCGCCTGGGTCCCGCGCCGAAGTGAGAGGGCTACTCGTCGTATTCGGTAGCGGCAGCTTGGCGTACGCTGCGCCCCACCGGGACGACGCTGACCGAGTCCTGCAGATGGAAGGTCATCACCGTTTCGGACGGGATCTTGATCTGCTCGCCCTTGGTGACCGCCTGGACTCCAGTGCCGGCGCCCGCGCCCACACCCGCACCGATGGCTGCGCCTTTGCCGCCACCAGCGATCCCTCCGATGATGGCGCCCAGCGCGGCTCCGCCGCCGATAGTGGCCGCGGTGCGCTTGCCGCGCGAACTGCCCTGGCGCGTGAACTGATCAGTTTGCAGCGCATAGGATTTGCCGTTGACGGTCAGGCGCGTCATTTCCAGGGCGATTTCCGAGCGGCCCTTGAAGTGCCCGGCGCTCTTGGCTTCCACGATGCGACCCTCAACGTCGGCCCCTTTGGGGACCACGACGCGGTCTTCATGGACCAGCGGGTGCTCGAGGGTGGCACGGATCACGTCACCGACCTGATTGCGTTCCGAGTCGATCGCATCGATCAGGCGGATCACCATCGTCGTGCCGGCCTCCAGGGTAACGGGCTCCGGCGGCCTGGGAGCGGCCGGCTGAGCCGGAGCGCTGGCAGGTTGTGCGGGAGTAGGTGTTGCGCTACGAGCCGAAGCGGCACGCGCAGTGGTACGCGCCGCCGGGCGAGCGGTCGGCTGCGGCATGGCCGGTTCCTCTGCGGGCACGGCTGGAACTGCCGCCTCCGCCACGGCCAGGTTGTTCACTACCGTCTTGACGCCCTCGATTTGGGCGGCGTCGTTCGCGGCCGCGGCACGTTCCATGTCGCTGGCGACCGTCCCTGTCAAGGTCACCGTGCCGTTGTTGGCGCTCACCTGGATCTGCTTGGTTGTGATGGCCGGGTCGGCGAACAGCTTGGCCTGCACGTCTCCCACGATTTGAGCATCCGTACGGCCGCGCGTACAGCCGACCGCCAGCCCTATCGTCAAAATCATTAAAACCGCAATGTATGCCTTGCCCCTGGACTTCATGCGATTGCCCTCTCTGGATAGATAACTGGTCGACTCCTTAGGTTAGATGCACTCGTGCGTCTTCAGGACAACCCCTTTGTTGTAAACCCGAATCCTAGCAGCGAGTTGCTGTGGCAACCCAGCCGTGCGCGAAGTAGTTATCGGACCTTTGCTTCGGGGCCTGGCTGTGGTACAAGAATGTCCCTTTTGGGGTCGGGACCATGAACATCCGCGTCGAGCGATCCGAAGTGAACCCGGAAGACGGGCGCTGCCAGTACTACGTGTCGTTGCAGCCACACGTCAGGCGAGACGACGTAGACGTGCAGATCCGTATCCCGGTGGAGGTGGCGCTATCCGTCTCTGAAACCGGCGACCTGGCCGACCTTTCCTTTGAGGTTCCCAAGAAATACCGCACGCAGCAGGCGCTCTCCCTGATCAGCAGGGCGGGCAAGGCGGCCCGGGAAACCCAAGCCCCGGTCAGCTACGTCGACCCGCGGGTATTCATTTCCGTGCCCGGGTTCAACGGGGATGCGGTGTTCAAGGCAGCGGCCAACCTGGAACTCGACGCCGCCGGGCGCATTATCGGCGTGGAAGTCCACTAGCTACGAAGCCAGGGGCGTGCCGGCACGAGCGGCCTCGCGCGCGCGTCGCACGTCGTCCATCCCGCCCATCACAATAATGACGTCTCCGCTGCGAACTTTGCGGTCGTCGGCGGGGTTGGGAACGAACTGCGGGCCCTCCCCGTCGGCGGTCCGGATGGCCAGCGGCAGCAGGTTGTAGTCCGCGCGCAGATTCAGCTGGACTATCTTCTTCCCGACCCAGGGCGAGGTGCCCTCGACTGCGATCTCCTCGATCCGCAAGGTGCGGGACTGCTCCTTGAGCATGATGTCCAGGAAGCTCACCACGTGCGGGCGAAGCACTTCGCTGGCCAGGCGCAATCCCCCGATGTGATCGGGCGAAACGGTGGCGTTGGCGCCGGCCTTCAGAATGCGCTCGGAGAACTTCAGGTCGGTGCAGCGAGCTACGATGCGCAATCCGGCGTTCTTCTGCCGCGCCATCACCGTGATGACCAGGTTCTCCTTCTCGAAGGGCAGGGCGGCGATCAAGCCGCGCGCGCGCTCGATGCCAGCCGCATCCAGCACCGCTTCGTCGGTGGCGTCGCCCAGCAAGTAGAGCATGTCGCCGAAGGCATCGCCGTGGTGTTCCAGGAAGTGCTTGGCGTGCTCCTCCTGGTGCTCGATGACGACGTAGGGCGTGCCCGTCTTCTGGAGCTCCTCGACGACGTGGCGGCCCGTGTCTCCCAAGCCGCAAACGATGTAGTGTTCCTTGAGTTCGCCGATCCGTTTCAGCATCTTGCGTCTCCAGAAGATTCTACTGATGTCGCCTTCCACCAGGAACGCCGTCACCACCGAGAACACGTAGAGAGTCACGGCTACGCCGATGACGACCACGAAAATGTTGAATAGGCGCAAGGCGGGGACTCCGCTGGTGTCCACGAACTCGCCATAACCGACCCCGGCCAGAGTGATCACCGCCATGTATACGGCGTCCAGCAGCGAGACCGACGTTCCGCCCATGATGCGATACCCGGCCACCGCGGCCGCCGTGGTGACCACCAGGACGATCAGCGCGAGCCCGAGTCTGCGGCGGAGGTCCATACGCGTGCTTGTGGATGGCTCAGTTGCAGGGCAGAATCGCGCCGGATTGTAGCACGCACATCCACGGCCATTGTGACGCTGGTCGGCTAGAATGCGTCCACGGAGGGCTCTTGCCTCAGTTCGTTCCCGACCCGCAAGTGTGGCAGGCAGCAAGAGACCTCAGCGTCTTCGTGCTGGCGGGCGGCCGAAGCACGCGGATGGGGCAAGACAAGGCCCTCCTGGAACTGAAAGGGAAGACGCTGCTGGTGCGTGCTTTGGAACTGGCCCGGACGATTAGCCCGAATCTCGCGATCGTGGGCCCGGCGCATCTGTACCAGACTCAGGGTCGCGTGGTCGAAGATATCCTTCCCGGCCATGGGCCGCTGGGCGGCATCCACGCCGCCCTCTCCTCCAGCGCGAACGCACTCAACCTGATTCTGGGAGTGGACCTGCCCTTCGTGGAGCCCGGTTTCCTCCAGTACCTCGTGCAACAGGCTGGCCAAAGCGACGCCGTGGTGATTGTGCCTCGAACGGGCAGCGGCTTCCAGCCGCTGTGCGCCGTGTATCGCCGGCAGTTTCGCGAGGTCGCGCAAGCGGCGCTGGAGAAGGATGAGAACAAGATTGACGCGCTGTTCGGCCGCGTTTCCACCCGCATCGTGGACGAGGCAGAAATGGCCCGATTTGCCTTTGACCCGGCGATGTTCCAGAATCTCAACACGCGCGAGGATTTCGAGGTCGCGCAGGCGCGACTTCGCGCCGCCCGGTCCGGCCCATGACGCAGGAGCGCATCCCTTACATCGAGTTTCGTGACGTCTCGAAAGCGTTCGGCGAACACGTGGTCCTAGACCACGTGAGCTTCAACGTCTACCCGGCGGAGACGGTGTGCATCATCGGGCGCAGCGGAGTGGGCAAGTCCGTTTCCCTGCACCACATCATGGGTTTCCTCAAGCCGGATTCGGGGCGGGTGATGGTCGCCTTTGAGGACATCACCGATCACCCGGAAGCGGAGTTGGAACGCATCCGCAAGAAGGTCACCATGGTGTTCCAGAACGGCGCGCTGTTCGACTCGCTCACGGTGGGCGAGAACGTCGCCTTCCCGCTGCGTGAACGTCGCGACCTGGACGAGGAGCAGATTTATCAGATCGTCGATGGATTGCTGGACATGGTCGGCGTCCGGGAAATGCGTGACCTGATTCCTTCCGACCTGTCCACCGGAATGAAGCGCTCGGTGGCCATCGCACGCGCTCTGGCCGCGCAGCCGGAATGCATCCTGTACGACGAACCCACCACCCAGGTGGATCCGCTCATGGCCCAACTCCTGGGCGACCTCATCAAGAAGCTCAAGTACCAGCTCAAGCTGACCTCGATCGTGGTGACCCACGACATGCGCCTGGCCCGCAAGCTGGCGGACCGCATTGTCTTTCTGCATGAGGCCAAGGTCCACTTTTTCGGCACGCCGCAGCAAATGGATGCTTCGGAAGATGCGGTTGTGCAGCAGTTCCTCAGGCTGGATGAGTTGGTGATCGCCTAGAAGCCTTCCCGAACCAGCCGCTCTAACGTGATCTCTCCGGGAACATCCTCACCCTGCAGCATCTTTTCCGCATACTTGGCGAGGATGTCCACCTCGAGGTTGAGGGCGTCTCCCGGATGCAGGGAAACCAGGTTGGTGGCTTCGACGGTGTGCGGAATGATGGCGCAGGTCACGGTAGTGCCTTCGATGCGAGCTACCGTCAGGCTGATACCCTCGATAGCGATGGAGCCCTTGAACACGACGTATTTCGCGAGTTGCGGTGGAATTTCCACCTGCAGCCAGTAATCGTCCCCGCCCTCGACCGGTGTGAGCGCGACGAACTTGGCGACGCCGTCCACGTGGCCCTGGACCACGTGGCCGCCCATGCGTCCGTCGGCCGGCATGGGCAGCTCCAGGTTCACGCGCGCCCCGGTTGCGATGCGCCCGAAGGAAGTGCGGGCCACGGTTTCTGCCGCGAGATCGGCGCTGAACGAGCCGGGCGTGATCTCCACGGCCGTCAGGCACACGCCGCTGACAGCGACACTGTCGCCCTTCTTCAGTTCGCGGCTGGCGGCCGGGGCTTCCACCGTAATACGGGAATGGACAGCGTCCTTGCGGCCCGCGATTCGCTGCACGCCGGCTACGCGCCCGACTTCTTCGATGATGCCAGTGAACATCAGAGCCCCTCGTAGGGATCGCGCAGGTAGCCTTCGACGGCGAAATCCTCGCCGAAGCGGTGTACGGTGAGCATCCGGATGTGTGCGGCCTCGCTCATGCGCCGGAAGCCCGCGCCGCTGGCGAAGGGGACCGAGCCGGTTCCGGCCAGAATCTTGGGGGCGTAGTAGAGAAAAACCTTGTCCACCACTCCGGAGGCGAGCGCGGTCCAGTTCACCAGCGCGCCGCCCTCGATCAGCACGCTGGTAATCTCGATTTCACCGAGCTTCTCCATGGCTCTGCGGAGGTCGGGGCGGCCGTCGGAGGCGCCCAGCGGCACCTGCTCCACGCGGATGCCGAGTTCTTCCAGCCGCTTCTTCTTCTTCTCTTCGGCGAACGAGCAGAACACCAGCACGTCGTTCTTGGCGGTCTTGGCGATGCGTGATTCATCGGAAAGCCGCAGACGCGAGTCCAGGATCACACGCAGGAGCGGCCTCCGCCGTGGGCGGCCAGTGCGGTCGGTGAGCAGGGGATCATCGGCGATGATGGTGCCCACGCCCACCATGATGGCATCCATGGAGTGGCGCAGTTCCTGCACGTG
This window harbors:
- a CDS encoding molybdenum cofactor guanylyltransferase, with amino-acid sequence MPQFVPDPQVWQAARDLSVFVLAGGRSTRMGQDKALLELKGKTLLVRALELARTISPNLAIVGPAHLYQTQGRVVEDILPGHGPLGGIHAALSSSANALNLILGVDLPFVEPGFLQYLVQQAGQSDAVVIVPRTGSGFQPLCAVYRRQFREVAQAALEKDENKIDALFGRVSTRIVDEAEMARFAFDPAMFQNLNTREDFEVAQARLRAARSGP
- a CDS encoding ATP-binding cassette domain-containing protein, whose amino-acid sequence is MTQERIPYIEFRDVSKAFGEHVVLDHVSFNVYPAETVCIIGRSGVGKSVSLHHIMGFLKPDSGRVMVAFEDITDHPEAELERIRKKVTMVFQNGALFDSLTVGENVAFPLRERRDLDEEQIYQIVDGLLDMVGVREMRDLIPSDLSTGMKRSVAIARALAAQPECILYDEPTTQVDPLMAQLLGDLIKKLKYQLKLTSIVVTHDMRLARKLADRIVFLHEAKVHFFGTPQQMDASEDAVVQQFLRLDELVIA
- a CDS encoding riboflavin synthase; the protein is MFTGIIEEVGRVAGVQRIAGRKDAVHSRITVEAPAASRELKKGDSVAVSGVCLTAVEITPGSFSADLAAETVARTSFGRIATGARVNLELPMPADGRMGGHVVQGHVDGVAKFVALTPVEGGDDYWLQVEIPPQLAKYVVFKGSIAIEGISLTVARIEGTTVTCAIIPHTVEATNLVSLHPGDALNLEVDILAKYAEKMLQGEDVPGEITLERLVREGF
- a CDS encoding RibD family protein gives rise to the protein YIRTKTPLVTLKAGMTLDGKIAPPPGESENPSALGVGGATGGWITSEVARAHVQELRHSMDAIMVGVGTIIADDPLLTDRTGRPRRRPLLRVILDSRLRLSDESRIAKTAKNDVLVFCSFAEEKKKKRLEELGIRVEQVPLGASDGRPDLRRAMEKLGEIEITSVLIEGGALVNWTALASGVVDKVFLYYAPKILAGTGSVPFASGAGFRRMSEAAHIRMLTVHRFGEDFAVEGYLRDPYEGL